Proteins from a single region of Desulfobacter postgatei 2ac9:
- a CDS encoding PfkB family carbohydrate kinase yields MTGRQMIVFGEVLFDCFPDGQKVLGGAPFNVAWHLQAFGAAPLFISSVGEDLLGEQIKDAMAGWGMDLNGLQTQANQPTGRVQVNIADNEPCYDIVSPCAYDYIHSGQLPGLSKHPYLYHGTLAIRNAVSAGTLQAIKHQVTPDVFMDVNLRDPWWCISYIRPLLSDTSWLKLNHHELAQIVPDRSKEENRINTLFCATHVKHIILTHGEKGAVIYMANGASPISVSPEKTISVIDTVGAGDAFSSVLLLGKLKNWALETTLKRAQEFAGAVVEIRGATTTDKRFYKPFLNAWK; encoded by the coding sequence ATGACAGGCAGACAGATGATCGTATTTGGTGAAGTTTTATTTGATTGTTTCCCGGATGGACAAAAGGTTTTAGGCGGGGCGCCTTTTAATGTGGCCTGGCATTTACAGGCCTTTGGTGCGGCACCATTATTTATTTCCTCGGTGGGAGAAGACCTGTTAGGGGAACAGATCAAAGATGCCATGGCGGGGTGGGGGATGGATCTTAACGGACTTCAGACCCAGGCCAATCAGCCAACCGGCCGCGTTCAAGTAAATATTGCTGACAATGAACCCTGCTACGACATCGTCAGTCCCTGTGCCTATGACTATATTCACTCCGGGCAACTACCCGGATTGTCGAAACACCCGTATTTATACCATGGAACCCTGGCCATACGGAATGCGGTTTCTGCGGGTACGCTTCAGGCGATCAAACATCAGGTAACACCGGATGTATTCATGGATGTTAATCTGCGTGACCCGTGGTGGTGCATCAGTTATATTCGCCCCCTTTTGAGCGACACCTCCTGGTTGAAGCTCAACCACCATGAACTGGCACAAATAGTCCCTGACCGCAGCAAAGAAGAGAACCGGATCAACACACTGTTTTGCGCCACACATGTAAAACACATCATCCTGACACATGGTGAAAAAGGCGCCGTTATTTACATGGCCAACGGCGCTTCTCCCATTTCCGTTTCACCCGAAAAGACAATATCGGTCATTGATACCGTCGGCGCAGGAGATGCGTTCAGCAGCGTCCTGCTGTTGGGAAAATTAAAAAACTGGGCGTTGGAAACAACACTGAAACGTGCCCAGGAATTTGCCGGGGCCGTTGTTGAAATTCGCGGAGCAACCACTACAGATAAAAGATTTTACAAACCGTTTTTAAACGCCTGGAAGTAG
- a CDS encoding HAD-IIB family hydrolase, whose translation MIFSGAVKNNPMLDKLLICTDLDRTLIPNGHQPLCPQAMPLFRKLVARPEIELAYVTGRDKKLVMDAIARFNLPVPDYAVTDVGSTVYHIQSDRWLRLIDWDQHICHDWKGKSRKDLAAFLSDLTQCQLQEEEKQGRYKLSYYVPLDINPGILADEIQLRIKPHGLQIKTIWSIDEQKKTGLLDILPASADKREAIEFLMKTNSFDYDRTVFSGDSGNDIAVLLSPIKSILVANASPELKSQVQAKIGKTVSSKHLYIARGGYLNMNGNYAAGILEGIHHYFPELKSMD comes from the coding sequence ATGATTTTTTCAGGCGCTGTGAAAAATAATCCCATGTTAGATAAGCTCTTAATTTGTACGGATCTGGACCGGACACTTATTCCTAATGGTCATCAACCGCTCTGCCCCCAGGCAATGCCATTGTTCCGAAAGCTGGTTGCAAGGCCGGAGATAGAACTTGCATATGTGACCGGACGGGATAAAAAACTGGTAATGGATGCCATTGCCCGCTTTAACCTGCCTGTACCGGATTATGCCGTCACAGACGTGGGAAGCACTGTTTATCACATTCAGTCCGACCGGTGGCTTCGTTTAATTGACTGGGATCAGCATATCTGCCATGACTGGAAAGGCAAAAGCCGAAAGGATCTGGCTGCCTTCCTTTCTGATCTAACTCAATGTCAGCTCCAGGAAGAGGAAAAACAAGGGCGATATAAACTCAGTTATTATGTGCCTTTGGATATCAATCCGGGCATATTGGCGGATGAAATCCAATTGCGAATAAAGCCGCATGGATTACAGATCAAGACCATCTGGAGTATCGATGAACAAAAAAAGACTGGTTTGCTGGACATTCTGCCGGCCAGTGCCGACAAACGAGAAGCAATTGAATTTCTGATGAAAACCAACTCTTTTGATTATGACCGGACTGTATTTTCCGGAGACAGTGGCAACGACATAGCGGTTCTTTTAAGTCCCATAAAGTCAATCCTTGTGGCCAATGCATCCCCCGAATTAAAATCACAGGTGCAAGCAAAGATCGGTAAAACCGTTTCTTCAAAGCATCTTTATATTGCCCGCGGAGGTTATTTAAATATGAACGGCAACTATGCAGCAGGTATTCTGGAGGGCATACATCATTATTTTCCGGAATTAAAATCAATGGATTAA